The Epinephelus lanceolatus isolate andai-2023 chromosome 16, ASM4190304v1, whole genome shotgun sequence nucleotide sequence AGATGCGGTAGCAACTTGTGTCTGACCGAACTCATTGGCAAACAACAACTGCACGCTGTAGCCGtcagtctgtaataatttcaaAGTTGAGCTTTTGGTTAAGATGAGCTTAAcacaaggaaaaaagaaagttaCCATATCCatgtttagatttttaaaaaagacagtaCAGAGCCAAGGCAATTACTTTTCAGTAACCTACATGTTTCACATTGCATCCAGTGAAGGGTACAGTCAAGGTGTTCTGGAAAAAGTTCACTTCATAACCACAAGACTCTTGAGCATCCACGACAGACAGCAGTTCCTTTGAGCCTGGAGAGGGAAAATATAAATCCCTGCAAGTTAATATGCATTCAACAAAATTTCAAATAGGCAGACAAGCCCCAGTACATACCCAAAACTTTAACGTCACTCAGTGAGCCTGTCCGCACAGTAATCTGGAAGCCAACTTCACTGCAGACCACATCTAACCCAGAGGAACTAGGACAGGTGCTGCCGCTCCAACTCCTTGGAGGGGCATATACAAATTCCACCGGGAAATCATCACTACTGCCGTCCCAGTGTCTTGAAGGGGTGTCATCAAATTCCAACTGGAATCCATGGTCATGGTCAGCAAAAGGGTTGGCATTTTCACTGGTGGAGGCACCTTCAACTTCAGGAAATGCATCCTCAGGATCTGTATCTTCATTGTCAAAGTCACTGCTGTCATCTGGAGGAGACAGTGGTAGTTACCACAGATTGCTAGTCAAAACAGCTTCACCCAGTTTGTAAGAAAAATCTAAATTGACAGCCAATTGCAAATACAGCCCAACAAGTCAATGTCTGACTCAGGTACAAATTAATGACTAAAGAGCCAAGTTTGAATCAGTTTGTTTCCCCCtgccaaaagaaaaaagttgGGTAAGTTATACTAACCATTTTCTTTTGATGGTTTTATCCAGCCAGAGACATACAATCTTTAAATTTCATGGGTGGGGCATTTAGGGATGTATTTTTGTAGAATAtgtgtaagaaaaaaaacattaaagtctcTTAAACTTATGTTAACCATAGACCTAGGTCCAAGGCTCTAACCAAAAACTGATTGACTTCAGGATGAGGCAACCAGGAGCACAAAAATACCAGTTCATCTCCAGGTTTTGGGCaaggaaaatatattttcagaaAAGCCTTGGTTTaaaggactcattcctggacACCATTATAGGATAACAGTAAATGTTGTAAAGAGTCAAGTGAGTAAATGAGTCAACCATCCAATACCTGCTGTAAGTCAGCTAGCATTAGCCATTATTAGCAAATATTACTGGTCACACCACACCATGTGGTCATAGCAGCCAAACCTCATGTGCATTTTAGTTTAGAAATGTATTTCTCCCCCCTTAACAACTCAACTTTAAACTTGTGACAAAAGTAATTTTCCCCATCAAAGTTACATTTTGTCAAactttcaaaatttaaaaaaaaaaaaaaaaaagggcgcAGACATATCAAGTCAGGTGAATTGGTTGTCTTACTAAACAGACAACAGGTTCATGtgaatgaaaacatttataaaaaaacagacaaactgaaagTCCGTGAACCCACCTTCAGCCACTGTTAGTGAGAGTATCACTGCTAGTCACTCACCTGTCATTGTAATGGTCGATGTGACGCCTTCTGGTTCACTCCACGGCTCCGACGGGTGTGGCtgttcattattatcattattatcatcatcatcaatcacCTCCCACCCCTGTCCCCCTACTGAAACCGGCAGCAGAGTCCCAGTcagcaccaccagcaccagcagCTCAACCCTGACCCCAACCATGGCTCCAAGTGATGCCCTCCTGCAGCTACTGAGCCCCGGATACAGGAGCAGCCTCCCGCGGTGCTTTAACTAGTGGTGTGACGTTAATTGATCGCACCTGACGGCTGGTAACTGGTACGTGCTACTTGTTAAAGTCTCACCTGCCTGAGTGAAAACTGTTAATTAGGTGTAAAAGACAGGCCCTTGCAAATAGAGAGGCCCTAATACTAGTTTAAGTCCTGCATTATATTTGAAGGACAAAAAGTAAAAGGACTAAAGTCTTATTTTTATCCATGATAATAACTTAAAATTTATTTGTTGATAGctaatattttgtattgttaaCCTAAAATCTTAATGTGTAATGaattgtcaaataaatgtagctaGGCAAAAAGTATATTTCTCTGATATGTAGTAAAGCAGAAGTCAAACGAGACTAAATTTACTTAAGTTACATTCCACCCCTGGTATGTGCAAATATATTTAAGGACACTTTTTTGAACACTTGTAACAGAAAAATTCTGACATTTACCTggattttaataaataaaaaactttatttactgcAGTTTTTTCCATCAACTTGgcgaaaaatattaaaatacagtaATCACAACATACCACCACCAACTCTCAATCTCCAAAAGTCAAATTAGCACTTCAGTGACCCAGTGTAAAAAACATTATACATGTTTTATAGCTTGGGAGCACTGCTTTTCTGTTGTTTAATATTACATTTTACAGATGTACCTAATATTCTAGTATGTCAGTGCACTGTATATCGGATCTCATTAACATGTTAAATTGTTGTCACCAACTCTGTAGCTCAATTTTATATCCAGACATACACAACATATATCTGCATTTCTCAGAGGGCTACTGAATTTTTGTGTTAGTTATAACAATATTCCCCAGTGACAGATAACTCAGTGTGGCAAAAAGACTTTATTGCATATATTTAAAGTACACAAACACCCCACAGGTCAAATAAACAGACTATTTAATAGTCttcattatttaaaacaaaaaattctCTTTCTTTAAGTCGTATTCTCTCGagccaataaaaaacaaaaccaacaaatcAGAAGACCTGGATGTTCAGACAAAGAGAAAATCACTTGTAGGCATTGGCTTTATGTTTGGGCAAGAAGTTGAAATTCTTTGGTACAGGTCCAAGCAGCATTTCACTGGAAACAGGAGGAGAAGTAAGAAATTATAATCCGTAAATACATCAATTTAAAAGTTAACAGCAGTGTAGCTtgattttgaatggagtttcttaatgttttataaatgtctTTACCTAATCCTGACCCAGTCCCCAACATGTTGGCTGGCCATCAGTGACTCCAGATAGTTCCTGCCCATGTAGTATGGAGGTCTCTCGTTGATTTTCTGTGGCACTCGCTCCAACAGGCCCACTGGAATGTatctgagagacagagatggtACATACTGAGTGGATATTCAGGATCAAATAGCAAGTTATGAATACTGCCTGATAGTCGAAGAAATGCAACACACTTAGGAGCATGCTGTTGCCCACCTGCACATGAAGGAGAGCCACTCCAGCATGAAGGTGCGGGTCTTCTCCACACCTCGGGTGTCGGAGCCCCAGTGCTCCAGACCGAAGTTAGTGAAATCCCTGAGGATGTCCAGTCGCTCGCTGGACGAGATGTCCCAGTGTTTGCTCTCCTTTATTTCAGTGAAGATCCAGGGCTTTATGAGGGCACCCCTgaggaacatgcaaactcaagttcaagttcaccacaaagatGACTGGGCTCTGTAATGTTTCCTCTGGTCAGGATTCTGTGTGGATTTACTATCCTCATAGTGACTGTGAAGGTAAGAAAGCACAATGACTTTACTCATTGcagtaggtaatacactgaatGTGGACAAGTGCCTCAAACAAGCCCACTTCAAAACACCTGAACTATTCTTTGATAACTTTGTCGTCTTGATGTCTTTAGGGCTACAGTTTGACAATTCGGTGTATACATTAGtctatactgtgtgtgtgatcataTAAGTAGCACCAACCTTGCAATCATAATACCAGAAACTCCGGTCTCTTTCGCCCTCATGGCATCTTCATAAGACAAAATGTCTCCATTACCtgaaacaataaacacaggTCAATACAGTTTGTCTCATCACCAACAATTAATGCCTCTTCTGTAGCACGTCCATCATTTTACAACCTTGAGATCGCTAAATTGTATATAGAGTTATTTTTCACCAAAGAGGTGGTTGTTTTTCTAGTATTTCCCTCTTTACTAACACTACATGTTCTTATCTCAACTGTGTGCAGCTGCAATCTTTACAAATCAACATACCAAAAAGTGGGACGGGACTGGCCAGCTTGGAGCAGGTGGTGATGTAATCCCAGTCAGCTAACTTAGTGTAGCGCTGCTCCCTGGATCGGCCATGCAACTGTAAGAAAACAGCAGCATCAGTGGTATGTAATCACACTTAAAATCTGACTCGTATAAAAATAATAGAAGACCACGAAAATATTACACATGACATAATAAGGGGCTTGGAAAAACAACTTACAGATTGTCAATATGATAAGGACACATATTAAAGTCAAACAAATGCAACACATCACCTCAGATCAATTAAGAAGTGTTCTCACATCACATTTTCTCTGATTTTACTCTAATTTCTTGAGTGCATTTACTAAATAAAACAGGAGTGTGCCAACAGATATGGGGGTTTATAGCTACATGAATGAAAGGTATCAAAAGGTGTCCAGCCCACATGGTCTTACAAGACTCCATTTAATATGAGACTCCAGCTGATTTCCATAGTTTCAATATATTTCTAGATTTATGCTGCAACCGTTTTAAAAGGTAtggattgttggttactgtttgcaAACATACTTGCCAGTGAAACTGAACATAGAAGTGACTACGTGATTTCTCATTTGTCGGGAGCTACGTGTTTATGTATTTCTTCATCACTGCAGCAAAGACAGTTTCTGACACATTAGATTGGTTTATATTTATGTGTAATTTTTTAGACTGTTTTTGAACTGCTTACAGATAGTTTCTATACACGAGTACACTGTTTACTGACCTTACTGTTGCTTCTCTGATTAGTGTTCTGCTCTCTACCATGTGTCATTTACAGCATCCTGTATGGGATTTGCAAACTTTGCTTCgttgttcttgttttatgaAGTTTAAATGAAGTTGAaatttttcagtgctgtgtctcttgCATGGTCTGGCTACCTTTTCACaaagccccgacctcacctgagcactgtgggggtacacgctGATAAGCgtttcaaacacaaaaaataaaaaggaggcaagaaatacaggcagagggcagagtctctgcagaaaaatacagcgCCACGCACTAAGTGATGCTTGAGAGGGACTACTTTGTTATGGGTATATTGTTTGTTCTATTTTTTagaacaatcctgcatagtttaTCATAGTTACTCTGTAAACAGGCTTCAGGCACCTTGAATTCAAGTTAttgttactattattattttaatctgaTTTTTAACACACCTTTTCATGCTGCCCACAGCCTCCTTAACATTTGCAGCAAGTGTTCACATGTATCTCTGATGCTTTTGCAAGACTTACTGTGATCAGAGAGACACCCCAGTTCTTCATCTCTGGGATGAGTTTGTGCGCTATGTTGCTCTTCTCCTGAACACCAGTGCGGATCTTGACTGTTAATGGGACATCAAGGACCTTCAGGAAGAAAATAGACTGTTTTCTAATTCATCCTTTAACTTTGGGTGGgaaaaaaatcccctgattTGACAATTAAAAACCAATTCAGTTTAACTGCTACGTAAAATTTAATGATGACACGCGGCAGCATtttctcctcaaagccagaatTCACCAAGACACCCCATgcagattttttaattttatttaaataaataaaaaaaaaaaacttacatAATTCATTCCCTTGATTATCTGTTCAAACTTTCTGGTTCGTGTCATCAAGCCGCAGCCTCCGCCCTGACAAGGGAAAGCCAACAAAGACCATCAGTCAGTGAGTGTCATATTGTTTAATAGTTCCAGCCAAATACCAGTGTCTGCTTTATacacagggagacagacaggtttggtaaaactcattttaaaaaagtagtatgtataaaaataatacaGTTGACACTACAGGGGTGGAAAACAAATGAGTGAAAACCACAGTGGAACTTTTATTTAATCTGGATGGCACTACTTTGTTTGATAGAGGGTTTACCTTCTTGTAGACAAGGTCAATGGGGCATCCAGAGTTGATGTCCACAAAGTCAACATccgtgttgttgttgatgagcTCTGCACACCTCGTCATGGTATCGGGAAAGCAGCCCTCCACCTGGAAACACAAGCTAGATTTCAGAACTGAGGTCATCTTCACTCCCACACAGAGCCCCAAGCCATGTTTATAACAACATGAACAGAGTAATTCAACTTCTCTGATGGGTTCAGAAGAATCTCAATAATCTAAGATGACATCACCTGGACACCAAACACATCTTCACTTTCGTGCCGTTTCAGGAGGGCCCACTCTGACTGCTGGCCCTGCAGCAGGTTTGTGCACATGGCCATCTCCCCACAGGTGATGTCTGCTCCGAAGCGCTTGCACACACGACGGAAAGGCAGATTTCCGCACTATAAAGAAAGGGAAAGAATCATTAAAAGGGGGCttttttgctcattttcaggttcatacttgtatttgggGTTTCTGCTAGAACATGTTTATATGCTTTTATggtcaaaatacactttatttttctccatctgtctgtacttgaacacctgtattcagcctctgtctgaaacgctccATTTACTGCCTGTCTTTTTAAGCTCCCTTTCCAAAAAAAAGCCAAAGTCTGCTCTGAGTGGTCAACATTTTTCAGTCTTCCATATCTGCACTCTTGGCTTCTCtgcaccatcactgcagctcttaTATTATCGATTCCGATTTTGTAAAAAGCAATAGACCATATAAAGTAAGCACAACAGGTCCCCTTTAAGTTTTGCCAAACCTTATTTTATGGGCCAGCttctgatttaatttaatttctataTTAACCTTAGAATATAATTCAGTCTGGTTGTACTTACAGTTGTTAGGGGAGCGAGGTAGAGCTTGTCTTGAAAGTCCACCTtgtacacagaaacaaaattgcATGTCGTTAGCAATAGAGATTTAATTTGTTCAAACACTCTcatgtaatatttatttaacctgAAAATGGATCACATCATATTCCTTGTGTGTTTAAAATAAGTCAACAAACTCCTTTAAGAGAATATGGTTTTGGAGGAAAAACGGTTGGCTGAGATTTACCTGTTTCTTTTCACATGGGCGCAACTTGATGACATCTACATCCGTCAGTGGGCCAACAGTCTTCACTAAAGGCTGTTTATCTGGGCTGGCCTGCAGTTTATCGAAAAGCAAACATGTAAAAAGATCTGTAAAATACCAAGCACCTCAACATATGTACACCGTTGTAAGAGGAAGTGGTCTGAGTAGATGTTTATACCTGTGTTTCAGCTTCAGTAGACACACACTGCTCCCCTCCTGTTGGATCTGCAGATACTTCAGCTGCACGAGTATCACCTGTGAGTTTTAAAAAGACTGAAATTATAATACCAAATTCAAATCCCCACCTCTTCAACTCGTGTTACTTGTCTTACCATTCCCTTGATgttctcttttgtctttgttgtttgaAAGTGTTTTGAGGTACTCTGCTGACTTCTTGAAGGCCACTGAACGCTTCCTCAGGCGATTCTGGAGGTCTTTGCTCAAGCTGTTCTTCACTGTGATCCTACCCTCGTTGGCCTTAACGAGATCTGCGTTCTCCATAGTTTTGAAGTCAGCTGTAGTGTGCGCCTTGGCGAAGCGGCAGGAGAGACCATAAGCACATTTTCCAAATGTGTCGTAGAGGTAGCAGCTTTCCCCGATGTCAGCGGGCTTGGTTGCAAAGTACTCGGCTATGTCATGATGAAAGTGGCATTTGTCTCCAAAGGGGCACTCCCTGTTGTCCTGCATGGATAGAAAAAGACACGACAATAAGTATCAGATAAGTACTGTATGAGATATTAGTGAATGGCTGGTTAAATGTTCATACCTGAATGACTGAGAGACACAGTCGTTTCTCATCATACGCAGTAGGCTTTGTGTGTGGCCTGGACTTATTCTGTCCCCGAACACGTTTACCGTCTGGTCTGCCGCCCTTATTCCTCTCCTCAGGGTCTAGTTTGAGCTTTTTGGCCTCAGGTTCCTCAACAGGCGTCTCATTTGTCTCCTCATCCTTTTGATTTTCACTGGCCTTGTCTTTTTTTGAGCTCTGCCACTCGGAGTCTACAAACTCGTGAAATTTTTCTTTGGTGGTTagaaatctgtaaatataagaAGTAGTAATGTGGAAGATGTAACAACCTGGCATTCAACACAACActtaagtacatacagtatgtgatgaTCACTGTGTGAAATGGTGCTATAGCAGTGCCTTACAAGATCATCTGTTACAATTTATGTGTAATTTATATGTAATTTGACACAACAACTTACTTCTGCAAAGCTGTTACTATTTTAACTGCTGTGCTAATAAGATGTGAGACTGGTGAGTTAAGACCTCAGGCATTAATTGGGTTTACACACATTTGCTTGCTGCTCTACGTCCACATGCAGGACTGCCCAtaaggggggagaaagaggaaaGCTGTCTGGGGCACAGCCACTTAGGGAGGCCCACGGAGGCCtaaatattaaacaaaaataaacactgcatTATTGTTGCTTTAGTCAAGTGTAGCCTGTTTCATAATGAAAACCCATCTCTATCCACCACATGACCTGAGAAATTTAAAGATCCAAACTAGCAGAGAGAGAGCACGCGCATGCGTTGACGTAAGTGAAGCAGATTAGGGGATCACCCATTCACTGGACCTTTACATGGGCCCAGCCATTTCTGTGGGCGGGCCTAACCACATGAATactgatttaaaggtccagtgtgtaggagttATGGGGATATGTTGTCAGGAatggaatataaaataataagtatgttttcttttgtctatAATCATCTGAAACTAGAAATCATTGTGGGGTTTTTTACCCttgaatgagccatttatatctacatacagagcaggtcttCATCCACAGAGATCACAATgttgcattgccatgtttctacagtagcccagaatggacaaaccaaagaCTGCCTCTAGAGAGAGACATTCAAGTTTTCGGGGTAGCTACCTCAATCAACAGCCCCTCTGCCATGAGCAGTGCCAAAAAACATtcagtgaaactgctttagtctGTGCGTTTACGTGTTTAAAATCACCGGTAAGAGACCTCTGCACATAATTCggttcccagtaaaaacctcctgactgTCTAGAGCTTAAGTTATAAGACAAAAGAGATGCACATGCATTAGCAGGCGCTGAGCTAGCGGcccctggtccatttgttttagagagaaAAATAATTCTGCAGGTAATTCTGCTCCTGGTATaacctcctaaacaatgaacactgaaggagttGTAACTgacagaagtttcagctggttgcaatctacaatcctcaccactagatgccactaaatccccctaaatcttacacactggacctttaatggtACAATTTCAAGAGAGGCTACTGATGCAGACCAGCCAGTCCTTGTAAAACTGGAGCAAAATCTTAGTCACTATTCTGTGCATGAAGTCAAGTGCATTCACTATAGCTGCTACGTCTTTTGCTGGCAGTGTAGTTCTGTTAGCTCCATCAGACAAAAGAAATGCAGTGTTAAATGATTATGTGGGAGACAGCACCCTCAAGCATGGGTCCACCCTACTCTGCTACAGGTTGGGAGCCAGTTGCTGCCCAAACTGAAAGGCCACCAATGAAGAGTTATAGTGaactgtcatggtgaagagggagctgccGGGCGAGATATGATGCAGAGTATTGATCTATGGCACAACTTCAACTGCTTCCAAGATGcagggagaaaagaaaaggtcTTCCAAAGTTGTTCTTTATACTAGGAGTGTTGTTGGACTTTTGACCTCCTCAGACATGACATGATGCTCAGCGTTTTGGTAGCTTTATGTTTACTGGTACATCATGTCTGTATCTAGATTCTtccatcaaacaaacaaacactgtgacCAACACTTGAGAATGTTTGCAGTGctttccaacattttttctcGTTTATTCCACAGACGCTTGGTTACTTACTGTGGTTTGAGGGCAGCTTCACCCTTCACAGCTACATCAGTCTTCTTTTCAACGGTTTCCTCCGCCGCGTTTTCCATCACACCTTCACAGACTTTCTCCAGTGCTTACTCCTGAAACATGTCGATACATCAGCTGGTCGTTTTTAATCTAACTAAAGAAATGCTTAACACGGGAGCCAACGCCACTCCACTTTTCTTCCCTAAAGGTTGCCTGAATTATTTGACTGAATCAAATTAGCCGAGTTACTTACCCGCTTCCTCTATGGTTGCCAAAATAAGCAGCTATTGTGGCATGCTTTGCTTCAAGTGACTGTAGGCTACCTAACcctgctaacaagctaacagctaacgtaaAGGTTGACGCAACTAGCCACCACCTACCTCACGTATTTAACGCTAATTCATAACtattaaaacatgaaattaaatGCTAAACGAATGACGCTGCAGATAACTTGTATTATACTCTCGTACCCTGAAATGCACAGCAACGGTCCAAAGGCATGAGGAGACCGTTGTGCGTCAGTTTGGTGATGTCCGTGGTGTAGTGGTAGGCGAACATTGGTTCCGCATATTACAGTACGTCTCCCCCGTTACTCATATTTACACTATTATTTCAATTTAATGGGGCGCTGTAGCCGAGGGATGGAAAATAATCACATTAGCCCTATAAACTGAGGATACATGACATGTTTCAGGTTTAAAATTGCACCAAGAATTACCTCATATCAGTTACCACATATTTATGAGAACATAAAAACAACTGGAATGAGGATTGAAACACATAATCAGATGTAACGCTTTTATTTCAAGATTGCATCTCCACCAAAATTCCAAGAGCAGCTCTCCAAGATTTAACTTACACAACTTTAAACAGGGAAAAATAGTCTCTGCAAACGTACTGTGAGTAACACAAGTTCAAGTACGAGATATTAGAGCTGAGGTAATTactaattaattgattagtcaaACTTTAGCAGCAACAGCGTTGATAAATGAATCATTgctcaagcaaaaatgccaaaaattcCCCTAGTCCAGCTTCTCATTTGttagaatttgctgcttttgttgACTTATGAGATAGTAAGTTtcataacattttgtttttggattactggttggacaaaacaagtcaTTTGAAGATGGACCCTGGGGAACAGGAAATTGTGATTGTTGAAATAACTGTTTGTTGTAGCCCCACCAGACATATTGACATCCAAGAAGTCAGAAATCATATTCTAGTTACTACATGAACAAAACATAATAACCATGAAGCCAGGTTCGAGAAAAGCAGCACCCAACATTATGTAACATCATAATACAGACAGCCGCATTCATACATCAGGTGAGGCCAAAAGTTTTTCAATCTTTGCAACAAACCGCTTTCGGCTAGTGTCCAGGATGTTGATGCCGCTCTTCTGGAAGTCATATCCAACTCTCTTCAGCTCCACTAGTCGCCCTAAAATGTTCTGTGTACTGTAATCTAAAACCTTTGGCTTTTCCACTATCTGCTTCATTGTTACTCCTCCATTCAGGAGACAGTCCAGTTTAGAGCTCAGTGTGTCTGGCCCAATGAACAGAACCATTGGATAGTTGATAATCAGGTTTTTTATATCAGCTTTCCGACAGCCAAGTGAAACCATCCTCTGCTGGAGAGTGTTAAAATTCTTCTTCAGGTACTTACAGGAAAGGTCCAGTATTTCTGCCCCAGGGCCTTGAAGAAGAGCAAGCAGTTCTGAATCACTCAGATTAAGAGAATCTCTCAGGATATCAATGTTTGTCTTGACTCTTTTAGTGCTTCGGATAAGAATGTAAAGGTTTCTGGATATTACAGCTTTAGCAAACTGCTCTGGATTCTCCCCACCAAGTTCGGCACAGATGTCTTCCAGAAGCTCCACCATCTGCTTGTTGAGCTCTAAACTATTGGAGAATGTCCGTGGTGCTGTGGTCAGCAGCCGATGGAGGTCTTTGGTGTTTAGTCCCAGTGAGGTCAGATAAGCTATGTTTTTCTTCAAGTTCTCATTATCACTGGTCCGGAAGAAAGACTCGGGTGAACGATTTAGAATGCTCACGATTTCTTCATCAGTGTTGAAGATGTTTTTCCACAGCTTCCAGCGCTGTTCCAAGTGATTAATTGAGC carries:
- the dus3l gene encoding tRNA-dihydrouridine(47) synthase [NAD(P)(+)]-like isoform X2, which encodes MENAAEETVEKKTDVAVKGEAALKPQFLTTKEKFHEFVDSEWQSSKKDKASENQKDEETNETPVEEPEAKKLKLDPEERNKGGRPDGKRVRGQNKSRPHTKPTAYDEKRLCLSVIQDNRECPFGDKCHFHHDIAEYFATKPADIGESCYLYDTFGKCAYGLSCRFAKAHTTADFKTMENADLVKANEGRITVKNSLSKDLQNRLRKRSVAFKKSAEYLKTLSNNKDKREHQGNAEVSADPTGGEQCVSTEAETQASPDKQPLVKTVGPLTDVDVIKLRPCEKKQVDFQDKLYLAPLTTCGNLPFRRVCKRFGADITCGEMAMCTNLLQGQQSEWALLKRHESEDVFGVQVEGCFPDTMTRCAELINNNTDVDFVDINSGCPIDLVYKKGGGCGLMTRTRKFEQIIKGMNYVLDVPLTVKIRTGVQEKSNIAHKLIPEMKNWGVSLITLHGRSREQRYTKLADWDYITTCSKLASPVPLFGNGDILSYEDAMRAKETGVSGIMIARGALIKPWIFTEIKESKHWDISSSERLDILRDFTNFGLEHWGSDTRGVEKTRTFMLEWLSFMCRYIPVGLLERVPQKINERPPYYMGRNYLESLMASQHVGDWVRISEMLLGPVPKNFNFLPKHKANAYK
- the dus3l gene encoding tRNA-dihydrouridine(47) synthase [NAD(P)(+)]-like isoform X1 produces the protein MENAAEETVEKKTDVAVKGEAALKPQFLTTKEKFHEFVDSEWQSSKKDKASENQKDEETNETPVEEPEAKKLKLDPEERNKGGRPDGKRVRGQNKSRPHTKPTAYDEKRLCLSVIQDNRECPFGDKCHFHHDIAEYFATKPADIGESCYLYDTFGKCAYGLSCRFAKAHTTADFKTMENADLVKANEGRITVKNSLSKDLQNRLRKRSVAFKKSAEYLKTLSNNKDKREHQGNGDTRAAEVSADPTGGEQCVSTEAETQASPDKQPLVKTVGPLTDVDVIKLRPCEKKQVDFQDKLYLAPLTTCGNLPFRRVCKRFGADITCGEMAMCTNLLQGQQSEWALLKRHESEDVFGVQVEGCFPDTMTRCAELINNNTDVDFVDINSGCPIDLVYKKGGGCGLMTRTRKFEQIIKGMNYVLDVPLTVKIRTGVQEKSNIAHKLIPEMKNWGVSLITLHGRSREQRYTKLADWDYITTCSKLASPVPLFGNGDILSYEDAMRAKETGVSGIMIARGALIKPWIFTEIKESKHWDISSSERLDILRDFTNFGLEHWGSDTRGVEKTRTFMLEWLSFMCRYIPVGLLERVPQKINERPPYYMGRNYLESLMASQHVGDWVRISEMLLGPVPKNFNFLPKHKANAYK
- the mterf1 gene encoding transcription termination factor 1, mitochondrial isoform X2 translates to MLPSSLKMAAVPGVWALLSLHRSVILQCRFRLLPVQLASVSFPRSLYSTTTSTNEPEPPENSENKSLLQNLNLLGVDVKKAHQRQPGVFRKVTTNEQGLAQFLKSKGASGKVIADIISRYPRAITRSINHLEQRWKLWKNIFNTDEEIVSILNRSPESFFRTSDNENLKKNIAYLTSLGLNTKDLHRLLTTAPRTFSNSLELNKQMVELLEDICAELGGENPEQFAKAVISRNLYILIRSTKRVKTNIDILRDSLNLSDSELLALLQGPGAEILDLSCKYLKKNFNTLQQRMVSLGCRKADIKNLIINYPMVLFIGPDTLSSKLDCLLNGGVTMKQIVEKPKVLDYSTQNILGRLVELKRVGYDFQKSGINILDTSRKRFVAKIEKLLASPDV
- the mterf1 gene encoding transcription termination factor 1, mitochondrial isoform X1, whose product is MYESLLKLAVMLPSSLKMAAVPGVWALLSLHRSVILQCRFRLLPVQLASVSFPRSLYSTTTSTNEPEPPENSENKSLLQNLNLLGVDVKKAHQRQPGVFRKVTTNEQGLAQFLKSKGASGKVIADIISRYPRAITRSINHLEQRWKLWKNIFNTDEEIVSILNRSPESFFRTSDNENLKKNIAYLTSLGLNTKDLHRLLTTAPRTFSNSLELNKQMVELLEDICAELGGENPEQFAKAVISRNLYILIRSTKRVKTNIDILRDSLNLSDSELLALLQGPGAEILDLSCKYLKKNFNTLQQRMVSLGCRKADIKNLIINYPMVLFIGPDTLSSKLDCLLNGGVTMKQIVEKPKVLDYSTQNILGRLVELKRVGYDFQKSGINILDTSRKRFVAKIEKLLASPDV